Proteins co-encoded in one Lycium ferocissimum isolate CSIRO_LF1 unplaced genomic scaffold, AGI_CSIRO_Lferr_CH_V1 ctg11854, whole genome shotgun sequence genomic window:
- the LOC132041834 gene encoding uncharacterized protein LOC132041834, with protein MAVDSAKAPFLGEPSKKRPRFHGGYSGSSYSGGGQSSRPYQSAPSRSIQSVLQASSGGPSRPSGYGAGQSYGSSYSRLVNCGSPSTSSASVHRSPVSRSCYTCGDPGHFMRDYPRPI; from the coding sequence ATGGCTGTCGATTCTGCCAAGGCTCCATTTTTGGGAGAGCCCAGTAAGAAGAGGCCGCGTTTTCATGGTGGTTACAGTGGTTCTAGCTACAGCGGTGGGGGACAGTCATCCAGGCCTTATCAGTCAGCCCCTAGCCGCTCTATTCAGTCCGTATTGCAGGCTTCTTCGGGTGGTCCCTCTAGACCCAGTGGTTATGGAGCTGGACAGTCTTATGGTAGTTCCTACTCTCGTCTAGTTAACTGTGGCAGTCCCTCTACTTCATCAGCTTCAGTGCATCGATCTCCAGTCTCTAGatcttgttatacttgtggtgacCCTGGTCACTTTATGAGAGATTATCCCAGGCCAATATAG